One Aquarana catesbeiana isolate 2022-GZ linkage group LG06, ASM4218655v1, whole genome shotgun sequence genomic region harbors:
- the LOC141147118 gene encoding small ribosomal subunit protein uS14-like, whose product MGHQQLYWSHLRKFGQGSCSCCMCSNRHGLIRKYGLNIYRQCFRQCAKDIGFIKLD is encoded by the coding sequence ATGGGCCACCAGCAGCTGTACTGGAGTCACCTGAGGAAGTTCGGCCAGGGATCTTGCTCCTGCTGCATGTGTTCAAACAGGCATGGACTGATCCGCAAATATGGACTGAACATATACCGCCAGTGCTTCAGGCAGTGTGCAAAGGACATTGGCTTTATCAAGCTGGACTAA